A genome region from Nitrospira sp. includes the following:
- a CDS encoding DUF6603 domain-containing protein, whose protein sequence is MANKPNTFSDAVIGLGQVLSILKEVARNSGSVKAFVNFLGWKLPPGLDEIGLTGIDLTDFLGKLGAVLESSEAERDDELLMAARIADLARAMGRLVQDIRRFADGLPTRLAAQGDYVSRTNIHKELPRRTFDLLLTGYLSGASPFASSLLHLINVFEFKHFDADESLFQVEHIRAIIHYNHLRALLSDPPRYLQETYGWGTPDFAAVDLLNRIGLVLRAIGSTVRFEPMDRRAEEILLGRAIPESEAATTFQLSTRLYEQLGDIGGLIVGLSVFGARQTSPNAADGGIGVLPIIRGQLNGEIPLHTFENTVVEISAAANVLRRTAIILRPNKPLEVHTAPSLGKSADGRVMLAIRHGHPDSTPVSLVSFPGGVDLTVRQISLRGGYDKTSETDYESFLELALVDGNVTMSLSEADGFLAGTIGRDQIDASFDLLLGWTSQRGIYFEGSGGLDVTLTLNKCVGPLQVQALRLGFDVQGEGLDAEASVTGTITVGPIRATIDRLGVLVNVSFGGGNLGLFGLSPRFKPPTGLGLAISAAGVTGGGFLGFDPQRAEYSGMLQLELAETIALKAIGLLTTRMPDGSQGYSLVILLTAEGFTPIPVGLGFTLTGIGGLVALHRTVRTEVLRDGLKTGTLNSILFPVDPLRNAPQIFSDLRRVFPPTAGRHVVGPMVQLRWGSPTLLTLDLALLVEFPAPIRVVVLGRLQVLLPNQTHPLIQIRMDALGVLDLSAETVALDATLYDSRILQFTLTGDMALRAGWGREPQFVLAIGGFHPRFAPPPGLPALKRLALQLADGDSLQLRCQAYLAVTSNTVQFGARVDLHAAGGGFSFDGLLGFDAIIQLAPLAFEVEVGAALALRYHGRLLMGITFQGRLAGPTPWQVEGKAKIKFLFFSVSVSFSRTFGSKTAPPLPAAVDVVDLIAAALADQRNWSGAVPRSSASVVTLRETAPLASGLRVHPWAELTLRERIAPLNRQITKLGTAPLVGGPTTVTVSVTDRAGAQAWRTTPVHEPFARAQFEDLREDEQLAQPAFVPLQGGLTVAADDLAVDDDAGLAAPIAYETLVLDPTRPPERPKPGYVLSAAVLARVAPFGAAGQAPARKRRRGNTVAVA, encoded by the coding sequence GTGGCGAACAAACCTAATACATTCTCCGATGCGGTAATTGGGCTTGGCCAGGTCTTATCGATCCTCAAGGAGGTGGCTCGGAATTCGGGATCGGTCAAAGCCTTTGTCAACTTCTTGGGATGGAAGCTCCCGCCGGGGCTGGACGAGATCGGGCTGACCGGGATTGATCTGACCGACTTTCTCGGAAAGCTGGGCGCTGTTCTGGAATCATCCGAAGCCGAACGGGACGATGAGCTGTTGATGGCGGCTCGCATCGCGGACCTTGCGAGGGCCATGGGCAGACTGGTCCAAGATATCCGCCGTTTCGCCGATGGTCTGCCGACCCGACTCGCCGCGCAAGGCGACTATGTGTCCAGGACCAACATCCATAAGGAACTCCCCCGGCGAACCTTTGATTTATTGCTGACCGGCTATCTCTCGGGTGCCTCTCCGTTCGCCTCCTCCCTGCTCCATTTGATCAACGTATTTGAGTTCAAGCATTTCGACGCCGATGAGAGCCTGTTTCAGGTGGAGCACATTCGCGCCATCATTCATTACAATCATCTGCGAGCGCTGCTGTCCGATCCCCCTCGCTATCTGCAAGAAACGTATGGGTGGGGCACTCCAGATTTTGCCGCTGTGGATCTGCTTAACCGAATCGGTTTGGTCCTTCGTGCGATCGGATCAACGGTTCGATTCGAGCCCATGGACCGCCGTGCCGAAGAAATCCTGCTCGGCCGCGCGATTCCCGAGAGTGAAGCGGCTACGACCTTCCAGCTCTCCACCCGTCTCTATGAGCAGCTAGGCGACATCGGAGGGCTCATTGTTGGGCTGTCGGTATTCGGTGCAAGACAGACTTCACCGAATGCCGCCGACGGCGGGATCGGAGTGCTTCCGATCATACGTGGACAGTTAAACGGAGAAATCCCCCTGCATACATTCGAGAACACGGTCGTTGAGATCTCTGCGGCTGCCAATGTCCTCAGACGAACAGCAATAATCCTTCGGCCGAACAAGCCGTTGGAGGTCCACACCGCCCCCAGTTTGGGTAAGTCGGCGGACGGCCGTGTCATGTTGGCGATCCGTCATGGTCATCCCGACAGTACGCCCGTCTCGCTGGTCTCGTTTCCCGGTGGTGTTGATCTGACCGTCCGCCAGATATCGCTCAGGGGGGGCTACGACAAAACCTCGGAGACCGACTACGAGAGCTTTCTCGAACTCGCTCTGGTCGACGGCAACGTGACGATGTCATTGTCCGAGGCCGACGGATTTCTGGCTGGGACGATCGGTCGGGATCAAATAGATGCGTCTTTCGACCTCCTTCTCGGCTGGACAAGCCAACGAGGCATCTACTTCGAAGGCAGCGGCGGTTTAGATGTGACCTTGACGTTGAACAAGTGCGTAGGGCCGCTGCAGGTGCAGGCGCTGCGTTTGGGCTTTGATGTGCAGGGGGAGGGATTGGATGCGGAAGCCTCCGTAACCGGCACTATCACTGTTGGGCCTATAAGGGCCACGATCGATCGGCTGGGTGTGCTGGTGAACGTGTCCTTCGGCGGGGGCAATCTGGGTCTCTTCGGCCTGTCGCCGCGCTTCAAACCGCCGACCGGCCTCGGCCTGGCGATTAGCGCAGCGGGGGTCACCGGGGGCGGCTTCCTGGGCTTCGATCCGCAACGGGCCGAATACAGCGGCATGCTGCAGCTGGAACTGGCCGAGACCATCGCCCTCAAGGCCATTGGATTGCTCACCACTCGGATGCCCGACGGCAGTCAGGGCTACTCGCTGGTGATTCTCTTGACCGCCGAAGGCTTCACGCCGATCCCCGTCGGCCTAGGCTTCACCCTCACCGGCATCGGGGGATTGGTGGCCCTGCATCGCACCGTCCGCACCGAGGTGCTGCGTGATGGGCTCAAGACCGGCACGCTCAATTCAATCCTGTTCCCCGTCGATCCGCTGCGGAACGCCCCGCAGATCTTTAGCGACCTGCGCCGCGTCTTCCCACCGACCGCGGGCCGCCATGTGGTGGGGCCGATGGTGCAATTGCGTTGGGGGAGTCCGACCCTGCTCACCCTCGACCTGGCCCTGCTGGTCGAATTCCCCGCGCCGATTCGGGTGGTCGTCTTGGGCCGGCTGCAAGTCCTGTTGCCGAACCAGACCCATCCGCTCATTCAGATCCGCATGGATGCATTGGGCGTCTTGGATCTCAGCGCCGAGACCGTCGCCTTGGATGCCACGCTCTATGACTCCCGCATTCTCCAGTTCACCCTGACCGGCGACATGGCCTTGCGCGCGGGCTGGGGGCGAGAGCCCCAGTTCGTGTTGGCCATCGGGGGCTTCCACCCGCGCTTTGCCCCGCCACCGGGATTGCCCGCGTTAAAGCGGCTGGCTCTCCAGCTGGCCGACGGAGACTCACTCCAATTACGCTGTCAGGCCTATCTGGCGGTCACCTCCAACACGGTCCAATTCGGCGCCCGCGTGGATCTGCATGCCGCAGGGGGTGGCTTTAGTTTTGACGGCCTGCTCGGCTTCGATGCGATTATCCAGTTGGCCCCCTTGGCCTTTGAGGTGGAGGTCGGCGCCGCGCTGGCCCTGCGCTATCACGGTCGCCTGTTGATGGGCATCACGTTTCAGGGACGGCTGGCCGGTCCGACGCCCTGGCAGGTGGAGGGCAAGGCCAAGATCAAGTTCCTGTTCTTCTCGGTCTCGGTGTCCTTCTCGCGGACGTTCGGCAGCAAGACGGCACCTCCGCTGCCGGCGGCGGTGGATGTGGTGGACCTAATCGCCGCCGCCCTGGCCGACCAGCGCAATTGGAGCGGAGCCGTCCCACGCAGCAGCGCCTCGGTGGTGACGCTCCGCGAGACAGCCCCCCTGGCCAGTGGTCTCCGCGTGCATCCCTGGGCGGAACTGACGCTACGGGAGCGGATCGCGCCGCTGAACCGACAGATCACAAAGCTCGGGACCGCGCCACTCGTGGGCGGGCCAACGACGGTGACGGTCTCGGTGACCGATCGCGCCGGGGCGCAAGCCTGGCGGACCACGCCGGTCCACGAGCCCTTCGCCCGGGCGCAGTTCGAAGACCTGCGCGAGGACGAGCAGTTGGCGCAACCGGCGTTTGTGCCGTTACAGGGCGGCCTCACGGTAGCGGCCGACGATCTGGCGGTGGATGACGACGCCGGTCTGGCGGCGCCGATTGCCTATGAGACGTTGGTGCTGGATCCCACGCGACCGCCGGAGCGGCCGAAACCGGGGTATGTGCTCTCGGCGGCGGTGTTGGCCCGCGTCGCCCCCTTCGGCGCCGCCGGCCAGGCCCCGGCACGGAAACGGCGGCGAGGGAACACCGTCGCGGTCGCATAA
- a CDS encoding DUF6603 domain-containing protein yields MSTTAGTFEQVARAMIEASAPLRRALGSTDAFRSFMLRLGWETTSVPPAYTQLGTAIAEAMQAVEALRDDPTESEILVLLGKAKASYLAINRIDQAPPDVDASAFLSQIGERLFEVLLTDYLAAHQPALFNWLSILNVIETESIPPTAHQRGHIRTHFHWHNIPKIIRDPLSLPHTVYGWGTQDLKFPLLLQHLSELCFAFGFPVFIGKAEESLANGYSDEDEELDEDSQWLKIPFYYITIADRELEAAISIVELKGKGSTLPGLAIQPHIPNEFPLTLRLASTIDLRVRAGTNAASQLGIVLRPGDASIKYPFQPGTTPPSAGIGIGFDFKPATPTLLLGSPKGTRLEFQGGSVDLGASSVDNDLDIQLAAQLKGLTLVLQPGEADSFLHNLLGDSERRITIPLGVEWSRRNGVHFAGSEAFETFLPANLSIGPVTVKGIALQLFAPTDHSADLTLAVGVQISGKLGPVSFAVEGMGFRLQTTFAQGNVGPFDLALGFKPPAGLGLAISAAGVTGGGFLGFDPQRAEYSGMLQLELAETIALKAIGLLTTRMPDGSKGYSLIVILTAEGFTPIPVGLGFTLTGIGGLVALHRTVRTEVLRDGLKTGTLNSILFPVDPLRNAPQIFSDLRRVFPPTAGRHVVGPMVQLRWGSPTLLTLDLALLVEFPAPIRVVVLGRLQVLLPNQTHPLIQIRMDALGVLDLSAETVALDATLYDSRILQFTLTGDMALRAGWGREPQFVLAIGGFHPRFAPPPGLPALKRLALQLADGDSLQLRCQAYLAVTSNTVQFGARVDLHAAGGGFSFDGLLGFDAIIQLAPLAFEVEVGAALALRYHGRLLMGITFQGRLAGPTPWQVEGKAKIKFLFFSVSVSFSRTFGSKTAPPLPAAVDVVDLIAAALADQRNWSGAVPRSSAPVVTLRETAPPTSGLRVHPWAELTLRERIAPLNRHITKLGTAPLVGGPTTVTVSVTDRAGASPWRTTPVHEPFARAQFEDLREDEQLAQPAFVPLQGGLTVAADDLAVDDEAGLAAPIAYETLVLDPTRPPERPKPGYVLSAAVLVRVAPFGAAGQAPARKRRRGNTVVTM; encoded by the coding sequence ATGAGCACCACGGCCGGCACATTCGAACAGGTCGCGCGCGCCATGATCGAGGCTTCGGCGCCGTTGCGTCGCGCGTTGGGGAGTACCGACGCGTTCCGATCCTTCATGCTGCGCCTCGGCTGGGAAACCACTTCCGTCCCTCCGGCCTATACGCAATTGGGGACTGCCATTGCCGAAGCCATGCAGGCGGTAGAAGCCCTGCGAGATGATCCGACTGAGAGCGAGATTCTGGTTCTACTCGGGAAAGCCAAAGCCAGCTATCTCGCAATCAATCGAATCGATCAGGCGCCACCGGACGTGGATGCGAGCGCGTTTCTGAGCCAGATCGGTGAGCGGTTATTTGAGGTCCTGCTGACGGACTACCTCGCCGCTCATCAACCGGCACTCTTCAATTGGCTCTCGATCCTCAATGTCATCGAAACGGAGAGCATCCCGCCCACGGCCCATCAGCGCGGCCATATACGCACGCACTTTCATTGGCACAATATTCCGAAGATCATTCGCGATCCATTGTCTCTCCCGCACACGGTGTACGGATGGGGCACGCAGGACTTGAAGTTTCCATTGCTGCTCCAACACCTCAGCGAACTGTGCTTCGCATTCGGTTTTCCCGTGTTCATCGGCAAGGCAGAAGAATCCTTGGCCAACGGTTACTCAGACGAGGACGAAGAACTCGATGAGGATTCACAGTGGCTCAAGATCCCGTTCTATTACATTACGATCGCCGACCGGGAACTCGAAGCCGCCATCAGCATCGTGGAACTGAAAGGCAAGGGCTCCACCTTGCCCGGCCTTGCCATCCAACCTCACATCCCCAATGAGTTCCCGCTTACCCTGCGCCTGGCGTCGACCATCGATTTGCGGGTGCGCGCGGGCACCAATGCCGCCTCCCAACTCGGCATCGTGCTCCGCCCCGGCGACGCGTCGATCAAGTACCCCTTCCAACCGGGAACGACGCCCCCCTCAGCCGGCATCGGCATCGGGTTCGATTTCAAACCAGCTACGCCGACCTTGCTGCTCGGTTCACCAAAGGGCACGCGCCTTGAATTCCAAGGCGGGTCGGTCGACCTCGGGGCCTCCTCCGTCGACAACGATCTGGATATTCAGTTAGCGGCTCAACTCAAGGGGCTCACGCTCGTCCTTCAGCCGGGTGAGGCCGATTCATTCCTGCACAACCTGCTCGGCGACAGCGAACGCCGCATCACGATCCCGCTCGGCGTTGAATGGTCTCGACGCAACGGCGTGCACTTCGCCGGGAGCGAGGCCTTCGAGACGTTCCTGCCTGCGAATCTCTCGATCGGCCCCGTCACGGTCAAAGGTATTGCGCTGCAACTCTTCGCGCCAACCGACCATTCCGCGGATCTGACCCTGGCAGTCGGGGTACAGATCTCCGGGAAACTCGGCCCGGTATCGTTTGCTGTGGAAGGAATGGGATTCCGCCTGCAAACGACCTTTGCTCAAGGTAATGTCGGTCCGTTCGATCTTGCCCTCGGCTTCAAACCGCCGGCGGGCCTCGGCCTGGCGATTAGCGCGGCGGGGGTGACCGGCGGCGGCTTCCTGGGGTTCGATCCCCAACGGGCCGAATACAGCGGCATGCTGCAGCTGGAGCTGGCCGAGACCATCGCCCTCAAGGCCATTGGATTGCTCACCACTCGGATGCCCGACGGCAGTAAGGGCTACTCGCTCATTGTCATCTTGACCGCCGAAGGCTTCACGCCGATCCCCGTCGGCCTAGGCTTCACCCTCACCGGCATCGGTGGATTGGTGGCCCTGCATCGCACCGTCCGCACCGAGGTGCTGCGTGATGGGCTCAAGACCGGCACGCTCAATTCAATCCTGTTCCCGGTCGATCCGCTGCGGAATGCCCCGCAGATCTTCAGCGACCTGCGCCGCGTCTTCCCACCGACCGCGGGCCGCCATGTGGTGGGGCCGATGGTGCAACTACGCTGGGGGAGTCCGACCCTGCTCACCCTCGACCTGGCCCTGCTGGTCGAATTCCCCGCGCCGATTCGGGTGGTCGTCTTGGGCCGGCTGCAAGTCCTGTTGCCGAACCAGACCCATCCGCTCATTCAGATCCGGATGGATGCGTTGGGTGTCTTGGATCTCAGCGCCGAGACCGTCGCGTTGGATGCCACGCTCTATGACTCCCGCATTCTCCAGTTCACCCTGACGGGCGACATGGCCTTGCGCGCCGGCTGGGGGCGAGAGCCCCAGTTCGTGTTGGCCATCGGCGGCTTCCACCCGCGCTTTGCCCCGCCGCCAGGATTGCCCGCGTTAAAGCGGCTGGCCCTGCAGCTGGCCGACGGAGACTCACTCCAATTACGCTGTCAGGCCTACCTGGCGGTCACGTCGAATACCGTCCAGTTCGGCGCCCGCGTGGATCTGCATGCGGCGGGAGGTGGCTTTAGTTTTGACGGCCTGCTCGGCTTCGATGCGATTATCCAGTTGGCCCCCTTGGCCTTTGAGGTGGAGGTCGGCGCCGCGCTGGCCCTGCGCTATCACGGCCGCCTATTGATGGGCATCACGTTTCAGGGACGGCTGGCCGGTCCGACGCCCTGGCAGGTGGAGGGCAAGGCCAAGATCAAGTTCCTGTTCTTCTCGGTCTCAGTGTCCTTCTCGCGGACGTTCGGCAGCAAGACGGCGCCTCCGCTGCCGGCGGCGGTGGATGTGGTGGACCTAATCGCCGCCGCCCTGGCCGACCAGCGCAATTGGAGCGGAGCCGTCCCACGCAGCAGCGCCCCGGTGGTGACACTCCGCGAGACGGCCCCCCCGACCAGTGGTCTCCGCGTGCATCCCTGGGCGGAACTGACGCTGCGGGAGCGGATCGCGCCGCTCAACCGGCACATCACGAAGCTCGGGACGGCGCCACTCGTGGGCGGGCCGACGACGGTGACGGTCTCGGTGACCGATCGCGCCGGGGCCTCACCCTGGCGGACCACGCCGGTCCACGAGCCCTTCGCGCGGGCGCAGTTCGAAGACCTGCGCGAGGACGAGCAGTTGGCGCAACCGGCGTTTGTGCCGTTACAGGGCGGCCTCACGGTGGCGGCCGACGATTTGGCGGTGGATGACGAAGCCGGTCTGGCGGCGCCGATTGCCTATGAGACGTTGGTGCTGGATCCCACGCGACCGCCGGAGCGACCGAAACCGGGATATGTACTCTCAGCGGCGGTGTTGGTCCGCGTCGCGCCCTTCGGCGCCGCCGGCCAGGCCCCGGCGCGGAAACGGCGGCGAGGGAACACCGTTGTCACGATGTAA
- a CDS encoding M64 family metallopeptidase — protein sequence MPITGIRWKNNREYDIHLLRGRTLPALLNTVDIELPDGTTQDAAAYLAANADVTINFQPSFRNVLDLTVTPPACSGFGITINNDNGEIQVPAPPGPVTTIHNFLLHATAQDSSDGKEYRISIRIHLHNRVTSAWLTPPILTLRPDGSPLPQTTFRRFSVRAQFDDNTVGDLSNHQGLTWSPLANVEPSGRLIISVGNGPSDPAVEITATLPADLRDPGNPTPPEIRASAHIRFASDWAVEPTIRTEIVQIQDTWPGTINPELVPNFLFLCDGYTTDDKPQFESQIRSLLGLMKKSRLTRPFDLLSTSMNYFQAFVPSSHHGISVLCEVYPSQRNNGDVRTNADDTVDLYCVPDPEDPSAGKPWELNNLLFRLGLPVPGQGLDRPIKEIRDYWDSILDDVPHDRISNKTVRHWQKLARRTFFEETDSTFGLAYGDYPNLSDGSDTELVGFHPRRMSRIRVDPILNRLRDGHGNPIGQLWAERSDGTLPNNYPLIFLFSSLKWDRGVNYGRGYIAMNVEERYEIPARPVSGKPTYRIDLTGRITKNISHGRLIRGCHEVAHSFGLGDEYSENRKGTLPQSIQIDQKYGNLQKHSDLIDVFKDIDGDLIKWRWHRIRKATVVMGPIDRATPGVFRIPIPLGQSLQFKQGDTVLLRARRYPNPLPRNPDVSEQLQIVGLADPGGVADLSKPEGPDNPLGAAILVSPKAGHSFTATDAGRFDVGCVLYLPVEASESARSEDYPFAELIALDVRDHITNRGCALNQDPDSNQICVPDENDIQKPKKLDIDFPCCFKHKNRIVGLFTGGKTYHCGIYHPTGNCIMRNSDSDGKEFCPVCRYLLVDIIDPHKHFSIDLDYGEIYPQK from the coding sequence ATGCCGATAACCGGGATCAGATGGAAAAACAATCGGGAGTACGACATCCACCTCCTGCGCGGCAGAACCTTGCCGGCACTACTCAATACAGTCGATATCGAACTTCCTGACGGTACGACGCAAGACGCCGCGGCTTACCTGGCTGCCAATGCGGACGTGACGATCAACTTTCAACCCTCATTCAGAAATGTGCTCGACCTCACCGTGACGCCGCCGGCCTGCTCCGGATTCGGTATCACGATCAATAATGACAACGGGGAAATCCAAGTGCCTGCGCCTCCCGGCCCGGTCACGACCATTCATAATTTCCTCCTTCACGCCACGGCGCAGGATTCGAGCGACGGTAAGGAATACCGCATCAGCATCCGGATTCATCTTCATAACCGCGTGACCTCCGCCTGGCTCACGCCGCCGATCCTGACCTTGCGGCCGGACGGTTCACCTTTGCCGCAAACCACGTTCAGACGATTCAGTGTGCGCGCGCAGTTCGATGACAATACCGTCGGCGACCTGAGCAATCATCAGGGGCTGACGTGGAGCCCCCTGGCCAACGTGGAACCATCAGGCCGGTTAATCATTTCGGTTGGGAATGGCCCGAGCGACCCAGCCGTGGAGATCACGGCAACACTTCCGGCAGATCTGCGGGATCCCGGCAACCCCACGCCACCAGAGATCAGGGCGAGCGCTCATATTCGCTTCGCATCTGACTGGGCTGTGGAACCCACCATTCGAACCGAGATCGTGCAAATCCAGGACACCTGGCCCGGGACGATCAATCCCGAACTCGTCCCCAATTTCCTCTTCCTGTGCGACGGCTACACCACCGACGACAAACCGCAATTCGAATCTCAAATCAGGAGCCTGTTAGGCCTGATGAAGAAAAGCCGCCTGACACGCCCTTTCGACCTCCTCTCCACGTCGATGAATTATTTTCAGGCCTTCGTGCCTTCAAGCCACCATGGCATTTCGGTGCTCTGTGAAGTCTATCCTTCGCAACGGAACAACGGGGACGTGCGGACCAATGCCGACGACACCGTGGACCTCTACTGCGTGCCCGATCCAGAGGATCCATCGGCAGGAAAACCCTGGGAACTCAACAATCTCCTCTTCAGACTCGGCCTGCCCGTTCCTGGCCAAGGGCTCGATCGGCCGATCAAGGAAATCCGCGACTATTGGGATAGCATCCTCGACGACGTGCCGCATGACAGGATTTCCAATAAGACCGTCCGACATTGGCAAAAGTTGGCGAGACGGACATTTTTCGAGGAAACCGATTCGACCTTCGGACTGGCCTACGGAGACTATCCCAACCTGTCGGACGGCAGCGATACGGAATTGGTGGGATTTCATCCACGACGGATGTCACGCATACGGGTGGATCCGATTTTGAACCGCCTGCGCGACGGCCACGGCAATCCGATCGGTCAACTGTGGGCCGAACGTTCGGACGGCACACTCCCCAACAACTACCCACTGATCTTCCTTTTCTCTTCGCTCAAATGGGATCGAGGGGTGAACTACGGCCGCGGGTACATCGCCATGAACGTCGAAGAGCGATACGAAATCCCGGCCAGACCTGTCTCGGGCAAACCGACCTATCGCATCGATCTCACCGGCCGCATCACCAAGAATATCTCCCACGGACGTCTGATCCGCGGTTGTCACGAGGTGGCGCATTCGTTCGGCCTGGGCGACGAGTACAGCGAAAATAGAAAGGGGACGTTGCCGCAGAGCATCCAGATCGATCAGAAATACGGCAACCTCCAAAAACACAGCGACCTTATCGACGTGTTCAAGGACATCGACGGCGACCTCATCAAATGGCGCTGGCATCGCATCCGCAAAGCCACCGTCGTCATGGGCCCCATCGACCGAGCCACGCCAGGCGTCTTCCGCATTCCGATCCCCTTGGGTCAAAGCCTACAATTCAAGCAGGGCGATACGGTGCTCTTGCGCGCTCGACGATACCCCAATCCACTCCCGCGCAATCCGGATGTCAGCGAACAGTTACAGATCGTCGGCTTGGCGGACCCGGGAGGGGTAGCTGACCTCTCGAAGCCGGAAGGCCCGGACAATCCCCTGGGCGCCGCCATCCTGGTCTCCCCCAAAGCGGGCCACTCGTTTACTGCAACCGACGCAGGAAGGTTCGATGTAGGTTGCGTACTCTACCTACCCGTTGAAGCCAGCGAATCAGCCCGCTCCGAGGACTACCCTTTCGCCGAACTGATCGCCCTGGACGTCAGAGACCACATCACGAACCGCGGCTGCGCACTCAACCAGGACCCCGATAGCAACCAAATCTGCGTGCCGGACGAGAACGACATTCAAAAGCCCAAGAAACTGGATATCGATTTTCCCTGCTGCTTCAAACATAAGAACCGGATCGTCGGCTTGTTTACCGGCGGAAAAACATACCATTGCGGGATCTATCACCCCACGGGCAACTGCATCATGCGCAACTCGGACAGTGACGGGAAGGAGTTCTGCCCCGTGTGCCGATACCTGCTGGTCGATATCATCGATCCGCACAAACATTTCTCCATCGATCTGGATTACGGCGAGATCTATCCGCAGAAATGA